Within the Methanobrevibacter thaueri genome, the region CGGCGTCCTTAAGTCCATCATAAATAGCTTCACTACTATCCATATTTATCACACATACAATTTTATTGATACTTTAAATTTATTTAAATTACTATAAAAAACTATTTAAATTATTTTCATTCAATGTTTTTCAGATTATCAAGAGAATAGACAACGATTTTTAATTTAATTAATGTACATTTTAATACATTACATTAAATTAATAGTAAACTTTTTATTTAATTTTATACTAATATAAAATCATGTTTGATAAACTACCTATTTCCTCTAAAACAGAAAGGATATTGACCAAATCCCTGGATGAGGCAATCACTGTTGAAGAGGCAAATCACTTGATGAATATTCAGGGGCAGGATTTATACTCCCTACTAGCAACAGCGGATTACTTAAGACAGGAAATAGTTGGAGACAACGTTACATTCATTAACAACTGCAATATCAACTTTACCAACATTTGTACAGTCAGATGTGGCTTTTGTGCATTCGGTAAGGATGCGGACGACCCTGATGCATACATATTGTCCGATGAGGAAATCCTGGCAAAGGCCGAAGGTGCCGTGGAGAATGGCGCCCGTGAATTCACCCTGATGGGAGGAGTTCTTCCGGATGCAGACATTGACTATTATCAACATTTACTTACATTATTGAAGGACAATTATCCTAAGGTGTCCATACACGGATTTTCACCTACAATGGTTCGGGATGCCTGTCTGGTGTCCGGAATGGATATCAAGGAAGGATTTGAAATACTTAAGGATGCAGGTTTGGACACATTGCCCGGAACTGCGGCTGAAATACTGACCGACAGGTCAAGGGAAATCATTTGTCCGGAAAAGGTAAGTGTTGCCGAGTGGATAGATGCCGTCAAGGCAGCTCAGGAAGTTGGAATTCAGGGATCAGCAACAATAATGTACGGTCATGTGGAAACGTTGGAGGAAAGGGTAGAACATATAGACATTATCAGACAAATTCAAGAAGAGACTCACGGATTCACAGAGTTTATTCCAATGACTTTTATGCATGAATATTCTCCAATCTTTTTGGAGGGCCAATCAGATCTTGGAGCTACTGGTACACAGGATTTGAAATTATATGCCGTTTCAAGATTGATGCTTAGAGATTTACTTCCGAATATCCAGGTGTCCTGGGTAAAAATGGGCTTCAGATTTGCACAGGTCGTGCTGACTGCTGGTGCAAACGATTTGGGAGGCACATTAGGTGGAGATGAACTTTCAGAGGCTTCAGGAGCACCGGATGGTGTTGATGCATCTATCGGAACTTTAAGCAGAATGGTTAAGGACTTGGGAAGAACTCCAATCGAGAGGGATTCAAAGTACAGTGAGTTTTATCCAATAGATTAGGTGTTTTGGTTTGAAGAAATTTATTGTTATTGACGGTTTGGACGGTTCCGGAAAGGATACGCAGGTCAATCTGATTGCTGAGGCATATCAAAAGAAGGGCAGGGATGTCACAATACGTTCCCATCCATGCAATGACAATAAGTTCGGCAGAAAATCAAAGGCTGCACTTCTAAAAACAGGGAAACTGAATCACATAAAGGCAACTATATACTTTGGCCTTGATGCGATAAGGTCCGTCCAGATGTACTGCCACAACAGGAATACCGATGTCGTAATCTTTTCAAGGTATATTCTGGCGGTGATGTATCTTCCGAATGTGGTTAACACAATTGTCTATAAAATCGTGGCATTTGTTCTTCCGACATCTGATTGCATGTTCTTTTTGGACATAACCCCTGAAGAGTCACTTAGAAGAATAGGGTCTCGTGATGAAGAAACAGAAATGTTTGAAAATATAGAATCCTTGACTGAAAACCGTGAAAGGTCCAGGAAATTCACATATAACTGGAATGTGGTGTCTGCTGATGACGCTCCCGATGTGATTTCCGAAAAAATAATAGCTAAATGCTTTGAAACAGATTGATTACAATACTTCTTTTATGCCCTCTGATGTGATAATCATCAGGGAATTTAGGTTTTCAAGAACCAATGAGACGATAGGGTGTGTTTGGATGTCCTTATGCATGAAAATTATTTCCTTATCCACAATGTCAATCCAGTTTACATGATAGACGACCACTCCATTGACGATCAGGCCTAAAAACTCAGGCACGAATCTGTTCTCGTTAACTTCCTCAAAGTATTGGTTTTTTCTCAATATTTCTCTTAAAACGTTTTCCATTCTTATACACCTTTTCTTTCATAAACGAATTTTGGAACTGCCTTATCGAAAGGATCAAAGGTTTCACGGTTCTTGACTTCCATGCATTTCATGCTCACTTTTGAGTGGAGTGATGACGGCAATCTTAAAATCCTTTTAAGGTCGATTGATACTTTGGCATCGATTGTTGCAAGATTGACTCTTGCCATTGCATTTACAAGGTTCCTATAGCGTCTAGGGCCTATGTCATTTTTAAACTGACCCCAGTTGTCCCCTTCCAGGTGATGTCTTGCGGCCATGATGTCCTTCATCAGTTTCGGGTTGATTCCGTCAAGCTTCTCGTTGCCGACAAGATGCTGTATGTTGAACTTGACCCTGTCAGTGAATATCTTCTGGTATCCTATTGGTATTGAGAAGTGCTCGAAGTTGAAGCTTTGGTTTGAGACTTCTGAGTTCACGAATTGTGATTTCGGAACTTCTGCGCCCGCTGCGTATTTCAATACCTCTGAGCGTAGCTCGCTTCCTGCAACCATCATTTCCTCATCAAGTATTCTGATGTGATATCCTCTCCCTGAATAGATCAGATGGATATTCTTAAGGCCCAAATCACCCTGCAAGGTGTCAATTAGGTTGTTTACAATTTCTAAAGCTTCCCCTAGGCAGATTTCGCACACTCCATCGCATTGGCAGGACCTGATCGGTATGTCCTTTGCGTCAACGTCGAAAATGTATTCCGCCTTTAGCCAGTCCTCCCTACGGCGTGGATTGTTGTAGAAAGCTACTGAGATGTATGCTGCAAATGGGGCCTTGTATCTTAGGAACTTGCGCAATGACTCTGTTCCTCTAAAGACTTTGTACCTGTCGTTAGGTCCGCGTCCGTTATGGTCAAAACCGAACTCCCTTTTCTTGATGTCGGTGGCGATAAAGTCCGGCAGGTCTTTCGGGTCCCATTCTTCACGATAGTATTGTCTTCGCTCTTTAATGGTAGCTTTAGAAAACATGATTATAGTTATATTTTCAAAGTATTTATTTTATTTGTTGGTGTGATTTTGTGTTTTTTCATAGCTTCTAAGCTTTGTAAATATAAATATAACAATTGTTAATATATATTATCGAGGTTGAAAAAGATGGAATTCTTAAGACAAAGTGATGTGATACAATGGAAGGATGGGGAATGCAAAGAAATAAAAGAGAATACAGTGGATGATGAATACACATATCTGTTCATTGACTACTTGCCCCCAAGGAAATTTTCCACCTATCCAAAGGATTTGGAAGACTTTGCAGTCGGCTATTGTCTTGGAGAAGGCTTGATTAAAGATTATTCTGACATTGAATCAATAAAGCTCGACGGGACAAACGTGCTTGTGACAACAAGACTGTCACATGACCCAGAAGAGGATTTGGAACAGGATGGAATAGTGCAGGAGAGAAAGGGAAACTGTGAACATGCCTGCGTATGCAGACTTTTGGAATATCAGGGAGTAAACTCAGACAATGCTGGGGGAATCCGCTCCGAGCTGGAAACCATAGAGCCGAATACATCTGACTTATCCATTGATGCGACACAGGTCATAAAGGATATCAAACACCTCACCGATGAGGCCAGGATATGGCAAAAAACGGCTGGTGTGCATGTTGCGCAATTGAAATATGAGGATAAAATCATTATCCGTGAGGACGTAAGCCGTCATGTTGCTGTGGATAAGGTGATTGGAGCTGCCTCAATTGAGGGCTATGATTTCAGCAAATGCTACATCTCATACAGTGGAAGGATGCCTGCGGACATGCTGATTAAGGTAATCCGCGTTGGTGTGCCAATAATCATATCCAACGCAGCGCCGGCATCTTCAGGTATCGATGTGGCCAGGGCGGGAAACATCACAATGATAGGTTTTGTCAGGGGCAACAGATTCACGGTCTACACCGCCCCCGAACGGGTGAACCTTGAAAAGTAAGTTTATTATACATCACTTCAAAATATAATCATATGAATGAGTTTGTTGAAGTCATTGGAGTTGAGCATTTAAAGACAATTCTTTCAGGCCTAACACCTGAGGAAATCGTGAAACCGGCATATGACAATTGGATGGGCGGCATCAAGACAGGCCATACCGTATTGAATCTTGAGGACGGCCGTGTTTACGGTTTGGGCATGGATTTTAATCAGCTCCACCTGCATGACGATATCTACATTGAGCTATACACAATCGAATCCCATGAGGAACCGATTTCCGAGGAGGAATTCTTCTCCAAAAACGAGTATGAGGAATATCTGGAGTTCAGCAGCGATGACCCATGTGAATATATTCCCGATGTGATATCAGAATTCTGTGAAATGAAGGGAATTGACGAGTATGAACGTACAGTTGGCCTTTTGGCATATAATTTTGAAAAAAACGAGCAGGCCAATTACAACATGTGGGAATCAAAGATCTTAAACAAGTATTATGATGCAATTTATGAGGATCACAATCCTTTCCAGTTTTCACATTCTACTCTTTAGGGGCTTCCTGGTCCAATTGGTATTTTTTACGTCCGTAACATGATAACGGGTTGTTTATTCCCTTGCAGGACTTGTCTGGATGGCATAGGTTAGGCAAGTGTATCTTTATTTTTTCACAGCTCATCGGTGTGTACCATTTTGTCTCGCCCTCATGGTTTATGTCAACCCTCTCATGCATTCCGAAACCTAGTTTTGAGATGATGTTTATTTTTTCCTGTGGCTGGTCGTCAAACAAAGGCGGTGTACAGTTGTCTGCAGCATCAAAGATCAACGGCAGGATTTCGTTTTCGGTTATTGACAGGTCGGGATCCATGTCTGAGACTTTAACGGTCTCGTCTGATGCGAATATTCTTGGATATAACCTTGCATATGATGCGAATGATGTTAACAACAGAACGATTGCATCGTTACGTCCACCGGAGGACACGCCTTCGACGGTTGCCTTGATGCATGGTGGAAATGCGTCCGGATTTAATTTTCCTGCCTGAACTGAACCGTAAATTCCACCGCTTCCGGCATAGTATTGGTTGTATTTGCTGATTTCTTCAGGAATGAAGTCCTTCAGGTCCTCTCCAATCTTGATGATTGCCGGGTGAATTTCAATTCTTTGGGACATTTCCTTAATCCTGTTTATGTATTCCTCGGTTTTCTGCATGATAAGACGGGATATGATTTGTTCCTTAACGCTGTCACCTATCAGGATATTGTACATCCTTTCAGGGCTTCTGTCGGTAAACTCGTCACCAAAACGATATAGGAAGTCTTCCTGCTGAAGTATTATGTCTCCGTCGTCAATTAGAAGGTCGGTCAATTTCAATTTTTTGCTGGCCACAATGTCCCTTAGTGATTTCCAGTGAATGGCGCCATCGGTCTTGATTTCATCAAGAACCTCATCGATTATGTCTGCCCTTGCCATTGGAGGAATCTTGGCCAGTCTTTCTAAAATAAGTGTTCCCTGTGATTCGATGAAAAGTCTTGTCTCGCGTGAACCTGTGTTGAACTGTATGGCTATTGCCTGACACAATATATGGAAGGTTACAACGTCCTGCTTGAACAGATCACCGTTTGCCAGGTATTCAAACTCTGCCTGGGTGAAGTTTTTGTTGTTCTTTTTCTCGATTGCCCATTGGATGCGTTTCATTGCCAGCTCGGCATATGATTTAGGAATCAGCGCATCGTCTGAAATTCTTTGATTTAATGTGTGGGTGCAGATATCAATCAGTGACTCATCTACGTCGAATATCTGATTTAAATCGCCGTATTCGCGAATGATGCTTCTTCCTTCATCGGATAATGGGTTTATAAATGAAACTTCAGCCATGTTTTTAACTCTTTATTTCATGTTTTAAATAGCTATCTCATTGGAAATGCCAACATTGCTTTTTGTTCACGCGTCAAGATTTTTCACATTTAACACGGTTAAAAAATAAGCATTTATTATATATGAGTAACATAATTATATCATGCTTAAAATAATTGAGGAGATAAGATAAATGTCTAAAATATTTATTTCATGTGCACTTCCTTATGCAAATGGGCCATGTCATTTAGGCCATATCCGTTCTACCTATCTTCCGGCTGATATTTACGCCAGATACAATAGGATGATTGGAAATGACGTGCTGCTTGTCTGTGCCACCGATGAGCACGGAACTCCAATTGCGGTCAAGGCAGATAAGGAAAACAAAAAACCGATAGAAATCTCAAAAAGATATCATGATATGATTGTAAGAGATGTAGAGTCAATGAACATATCATTGGATAACTTTACAAGAACCACAGATGAAGCTCACTATGAAATCGCAAAGAATTTCTTTAAAACTTTATATGACAATGATTTAATCTACAGGGAGGACATTCAACAGCTATACTGTCCGAACTGTAACAAGTTCCTTCCCGACAGGTATGTTGAAGGATTATGTCCGGTCTGCGGATCCGAGGCAAGGGGAGACCACTGTGAAAAATGTGGAAAGGCCCTTGACCCGACCGAACT harbors:
- the cofH gene encoding 5-amino-6-(D-ribitylamino)uracil--L-tyrosine 4-hydroxyphenyl transferase CofH; protein product: MFDKLPISSKTERILTKSLDEAITVEEANHLMNIQGQDLYSLLATADYLRQEIVGDNVTFINNCNINFTNICTVRCGFCAFGKDADDPDAYILSDEEILAKAEGAVENGAREFTLMGGVLPDADIDYYQHLLTLLKDNYPKVSIHGFSPTMVRDACLVSGMDIKEGFEILKDAGLDTLPGTAAEILTDRSREIICPEKVSVAEWIDAVKAAQEVGIQGSATIMYGHVETLEERVEHIDIIRQIQEETHGFTEFIPMTFMHEYSPIFLEGQSDLGATGTQDLKLYAVSRLMLRDLLPNIQVSWVKMGFRFAQVVLTAGANDLGGTLGGDELSEASGAPDGVDASIGTLSRMVKDLGRTPIERDSKYSEFYPID
- a CDS encoding nucleoside/nucleotide kinase family protein; translated protein: MKKFIVIDGLDGSGKDTQVNLIAEAYQKKGRDVTIRSHPCNDNKFGRKSKAALLKTGKLNHIKATIYFGLDAIRSVQMYCHNRNTDVVIFSRYILAVMYLPNVVNTIVYKIVAFVLPTSDCMFFLDITPEESLRRIGSRDEETEMFENIESLTENRERSRKFTYNWNVVSADDAPDVISEKIIAKCFETD
- the priS gene encoding DNA primase catalytic subunit PriS, encoding MFSKATIKERRQYYREEWDPKDLPDFIATDIKKREFGFDHNGRGPNDRYKVFRGTESLRKFLRYKAPFAAYISVAFYNNPRRREDWLKAEYIFDVDAKDIPIRSCQCDGVCEICLGEALEIVNNLIDTLQGDLGLKNIHLIYSGRGYHIRILDEEMMVAGSELRSEVLKYAAGAEVPKSQFVNSEVSNQSFNFEHFSIPIGYQKIFTDRVKFNIQHLVGNEKLDGINPKLMKDIMAARHHLEGDNWGQFKNDIGPRRYRNLVNAMARVNLATIDAKVSIDLKRILRLPSSLHSKVSMKCMEVKNRETFDPFDKAVPKFVYERKGV
- the fdhD gene encoding formate dehydrogenase accessory sulfurtransferase FdhD, whose product is MEFLRQSDVIQWKDGECKEIKENTVDDEYTYLFIDYLPPRKFSTYPKDLEDFAVGYCLGEGLIKDYSDIESIKLDGTNVLVTTRLSHDPEEDLEQDGIVQERKGNCEHACVCRLLEYQGVNSDNAGGIRSELETIEPNTSDLSIDATQVIKDIKHLTDEARIWQKTAGVHVAQLKYEDKIIIREDVSRHVAVDKVIGAASIEGYDFSKCYISYSGRMPADMLIKVIRVGVPIIISNAAPASSGIDVARAGNITMIGFVRGNRFTVYTAPERVNLEK
- the priL gene encoding DNA primase large subunit PriL; amino-acid sequence: MAEVSFINPLSDEGRSIIREYGDLNQIFDVDESLIDICTHTLNQRISDDALIPKSYAELAMKRIQWAIEKKNNKNFTQAEFEYLANGDLFKQDVVTFHILCQAIAIQFNTGSRETRLFIESQGTLILERLAKIPPMARADIIDEVLDEIKTDGAIHWKSLRDIVASKKLKLTDLLIDDGDIILQQEDFLYRFGDEFTDRSPERMYNILIGDSVKEQIISRLIMQKTEEYINRIKEMSQRIEIHPAIIKIGEDLKDFIPEEISKYNQYYAGSGGIYGSVQAGKLNPDAFPPCIKATVEGVSSGGRNDAIVLLLTSFASYARLYPRIFASDETVKVSDMDPDLSITENEILPLIFDAADNCTPPLFDDQPQEKINIISKLGFGMHERVDINHEGETKWYTPMSCEKIKIHLPNLCHPDKSCKGINNPLSCYGRKKYQLDQEAPKE